A genomic region of Gemmata massiliana contains the following coding sequences:
- a CDS encoding citrate synthase has product MSTEIEYKPGLEDVPAAKSAVSFLDGKKAVLEYRGIPVEVLAKESSFEEVSWLLIKGDLPTQKQLAEFDHDLRQRRAIHFRLKDLIKCMPADGHPMDALHASVAALGMFYPCHTVTDPAKNWDASCRLIAALPTVVAAFARTRRGEEIIDPRSDLDHAANFYYMLFGKEPSPATRKVLDACLILHAEHQMNASTFTARVTGSTLASPYQTIASAIGSLSGPLHGGANEEALRQFEEIGGPEKVKPWIEAKRAADPKYKVMGLGHRVYKVKDARATVLQEIAEHVFAETSRPKAYETALEVERICAGIYGPKGIYPNVDFYSGVVYQSLGIPTDVFTPIFAIARVSGWLAHWTEQLVGNRIFRPEQISIGKTDVKYVPLEQRA; this is encoded by the coding sequence ATGAGCACCGAAATCGAATACAAACCGGGACTTGAGGACGTTCCGGCCGCGAAATCCGCGGTCAGTTTCCTCGACGGTAAGAAAGCGGTCCTGGAGTACCGCGGCATCCCGGTCGAGGTGCTCGCGAAGGAGAGCAGCTTCGAGGAAGTCTCGTGGTTGCTCATCAAGGGCGACCTGCCCACTCAGAAGCAACTCGCCGAGTTCGATCACGACCTGCGCCAGCGCCGGGCCATTCACTTCCGGCTCAAAGACCTCATCAAGTGCATGCCCGCCGACGGGCACCCGATGGACGCGCTGCACGCGAGCGTCGCGGCCCTGGGCATGTTCTACCCGTGTCACACGGTCACCGACCCCGCGAAGAACTGGGACGCCTCGTGCCGGCTGATCGCGGCCCTGCCGACGGTCGTCGCGGCGTTCGCCCGCACGCGCCGGGGCGAGGAGATCATCGACCCGCGCAGCGACCTCGATCACGCCGCCAACTTCTACTACATGCTCTTCGGCAAGGAGCCGTCGCCGGCCACCCGCAAGGTGCTCGATGCGTGCCTAATCCTGCACGCCGAGCACCAGATGAACGCGAGCACGTTCACCGCCCGCGTCACCGGGTCCACGCTGGCGTCGCCGTACCAGACGATCGCGTCCGCGATCGGGTCGCTGTCCGGGCCGCTGCACGGCGGGGCGAACGAAGAAGCGCTGCGCCAGTTCGAGGAGATCGGCGGACCCGAAAAGGTGAAGCCGTGGATCGAGGCCAAACGCGCCGCGGACCCGAAGTACAAGGTGATGGGGCTGGGGCACCGCGTGTACAAGGTGAAGGACGCCCGCGCGACCGTGCTCCAGGAGATCGCGGAGCACGTGTTCGCCGAAACGAGCCGACCGAAGGCCTACGAAACGGCCCTTGAGGTGGAGCGCATCTGCGCCGGGATCTACGGGCCGAAGGGCATCTACCCGAACGTCGATTTCTACTCCGGCGTGGTGTATCAGTCACTCGGCATCCCGACCGACGTGTTCACGCCGATCTTCGCCATCGCCCGCGTCTCCGGGTGGCTCGCGCACTGGACGGAGCAACTCGTCGGGAACCGCATCTTCCGCCCGGAGCAGATCTCCATCGGCAAGACGGACGTGAAGTACGTTCCGCTCGAACAACGCGCGTGA
- a CDS encoding 3-keto-disaccharide hydrolase translates to MLRAFVPVLAAVLALVPGSHAADPKPIEPFNGKDLKGWKLKDEKSNKWEVLALGAVDLDSKNPSQFVHTGASNTLIKDVLLVNMKSGTDIYTEAEFGDIALELEFMVPKGSNSGIYLMGKYEVQILDSFGKPDDKLTQGDLGALYSTAAPKKNVAKKPGEWQKFVIEFRAPKFEGDKKTANAKFIKVTLNDTVLHENVEVKQQTPGGLTGKERATGPLMLQGDHGPVAFRNIKITPKK, encoded by the coding sequence ATGCTCCGTGCATTCGTCCCCGTTCTCGCGGCGGTGCTGGCGCTCGTTCCGGGTTCGCACGCGGCCGACCCGAAGCCGATCGAGCCGTTTAACGGCAAAGACCTGAAGGGCTGGAAGCTCAAGGACGAAAAGAGCAACAAGTGGGAAGTTCTCGCGCTCGGCGCGGTGGACCTCGACTCGAAGAACCCGTCGCAGTTCGTTCACACGGGCGCGTCCAACACGCTCATCAAGGACGTGTTGTTGGTGAACATGAAGAGTGGCACGGACATTTACACCGAAGCGGAGTTCGGCGACATCGCGCTCGAACTCGAATTCATGGTGCCGAAGGGGTCGAACTCCGGCATCTACCTGATGGGCAAGTACGAGGTGCAGATCCTCGACAGTTTCGGCAAACCGGACGACAAACTCACGCAGGGAGATTTGGGCGCCCTCTACAGCACCGCGGCGCCCAAAAAGAACGTCGCGAAGAAGCCCGGCGAGTGGCAGAAGTTCGTGATCGAGTTCCGGGCGCCGAAGTTCGAGGGCGACAAGAAGACCGCGAACGCGAAGTTCATCAAAGTCACGCTCAACGACACGGTTCTTCACGAAAACGTCGAGGTGAAGCAGCAAACGCCGGGTGGCTTGACCGGCAAAGAGCGCGCAACCGGTCCCCTGATGTTACAGGGGGACCACGGCCCCGTGGCGTTTCGGAATATCAAAATCACCCCGAAAAAGTAA